The following are encoded in a window of Staphylospora marina genomic DNA:
- a CDS encoding HpcH/HpaI aldolase family protein gives MRFVNKTWKSIRDGKPVFGLFCSNPSPLTVEMIGAAGYDFVILDMEHTLMSPDTLQHMIRAAESFGITPLVRIPERSPALLLQVLDAGAQGVVIPHVRGREDVEQAVENCFYPPKGTRSLNGGRNAAFGGIPLLEAMERANREVMCIPMIEDREGVENIDEILEVDGISFVLEGAADLSASYGVPWKTDHPLVKNALSHVWERADRAGVPFCAIPRNREQMSMWWNRGVRVFVLGDDRGIAYRAMKAHLEQNLSEITVIGHEQATD, from the coding sequence ATGAGGTTCGTGAACAAGACCTGGAAGTCCATTCGGGACGGAAAGCCGGTATTCGGCCTGTTCTGCTCCAATCCCTCTCCGTTGACCGTGGAAATGATCGGAGCGGCCGGGTATGATTTCGTGATTCTGGACATGGAACACACCCTGATGAGTCCGGACACCCTCCAACACATGATCCGGGCAGCGGAATCGTTCGGGATCACGCCGCTGGTCCGCATTCCGGAGCGGTCGCCGGCCCTTTTGCTCCAGGTGCTGGATGCCGGCGCGCAGGGAGTGGTCATCCCTCATGTGAGGGGGCGGGAAGACGTGGAACAGGCGGTAGAAAACTGTTTCTATCCACCGAAAGGAACACGCAGTCTGAACGGCGGACGGAATGCGGCCTTCGGCGGCATTCCGTTGTTGGAAGCGATGGAAAGGGCCAACCGGGAAGTGATGTGCATCCCGATGATCGAGGACCGGGAAGGCGTGGAAAACATCGATGAAATTCTCGAAGTGGACGGGATCAGTTTCGTGCTGGAGGGAGCGGCGGACCTTTCCGCTTCATACGGCGTCCCGTGGAAAACGGACCATCCGCTTGTGAAAAACGCCCTGTCGCACGTGTGGGAACGGGCGGACCGGGCGGGGGTGCCGTTCTGCGCCATCCCCAGAAACCGCGAACAAATGAGCATGTGGTGGAACCGGGGTGTGCGTGTGTTTGTTCTGGGAGATGACCGCGGAATCGCTTATCGGGCGATGAAAGCCCATTTGGAACAGAATCTTTCGGAAATCACGGTGATCGGACATGAACAAGCGACTGACTGA
- a CDS encoding type III PLP-dependent enzyme codes for MNKRLTEAVISRFRNQEGPVCAFVYDLDHLHRHVRKVMELLPERCEMYYAMKANSERPVLETLAPLVHGFEVASGGEIRKAREAGETIPVIFGGPGKTDEELEKAIRMRVSLIHAESLHELRRLAHLAQKLDGEVRVLLRVNLAGPFPAGATLHMAGRPTAFGIDERDVPTVLEELKRFRRVRLEGFHFHSVSNHLQEETHLQVIRHYMSKAKRWAKEHGLALTRLNAGGGIGVNYRELDNQFDWATFCSGLGELIERELPETWTLMFECGRFLTASCGVYATEVIDLKSNHGETFAIIRGGTHHFRLPASWQHNHPFEVVPVEKWNRPFPRKEIREEPVTVVGQLCTPKDTLARNVPVGRLRIGDLIVFQYAGAYGWAISHHDFLSHPHPDHVWLPVERREADRESV; via the coding sequence ATGAACAAGCGACTGACTGAAGCCGTCATCAGCCGCTTCCGGAATCAGGAAGGGCCGGTTTGCGCGTTTGTCTACGACCTGGACCATCTGCACCGGCACGTGCGAAAGGTCATGGAGCTGTTGCCGGAACGCTGCGAAATGTATTACGCCATGAAAGCCAATTCCGAGCGTCCCGTCCTTGAAACGCTGGCTCCCCTCGTTCACGGCTTTGAAGTGGCTTCCGGCGGGGAGATCCGAAAGGCGCGGGAAGCGGGGGAAACCATCCCGGTCATTTTCGGGGGTCCCGGCAAGACGGACGAGGAACTGGAAAAAGCGATCCGCATGCGGGTCTCCCTGATTCATGCGGAGAGTTTGCACGAGCTCCGTCGTTTGGCCCATCTCGCCCAGAAACTTGACGGAGAAGTCCGGGTGCTGCTTCGGGTCAACCTGGCCGGCCCGTTTCCGGCAGGAGCCACCTTGCACATGGCCGGTCGGCCCACCGCTTTCGGCATCGACGAGCGGGACGTGCCGACCGTGCTGGAAGAACTGAAACGCTTTCGGCGGGTGCGGCTGGAAGGATTCCATTTTCACTCGGTGTCCAATCACCTGCAGGAAGAGACGCATTTGCAGGTGATCCGTCACTACATGAGCAAAGCGAAGAGGTGGGCGAAGGAGCATGGTCTGGCGCTCACCCGGTTGAATGCCGGCGGCGGCATCGGGGTCAATTACCGCGAGCTTGACAACCAATTCGATTGGGCGACCTTTTGCTCCGGTTTGGGTGAGCTCATTGAGCGGGAACTTCCGGAAACCTGGACCCTCATGTTTGAGTGCGGCCGGTTCCTCACCGCTTCCTGCGGCGTGTACGCAACGGAAGTCATCGATCTCAAATCGAACCACGGGGAAACGTTTGCGATCATTCGGGGAGGCACCCACCATTTCCGGCTGCCCGCTTCCTGGCAACACAATCACCCGTTTGAGGTGGTGCCGGTCGAGAAGTGGAACCGTCCGTTCCCTCGCAAAGAAATCAGGGAAGAGCCCGTCACCGTGGTGGGGCAGCTGTGCACTCCGAAAGATACGCTGGCGAGGAACGTGCCGGTCGGGCGCCTGCGGATCGGCGACCTGATCGTTTTCCAATATGCCGGTGCCTACGGATGGGCCATTTCGCATCATGATTTTCTCAGCCATCCTCATCCGGACCACGTCTGGCTTCCGGTGGAACGGAGGGAAGCAGACCGTGAATCTGTCTGA
- a CDS encoding ParB N-terminal domain-containing protein, giving the protein MNLSESLKRIRTEELRLHEAHEPCRLEKTAADIRRDGMLRHPVLALDIGGGWMVVDGAHRLESLKKLGCAFAPVQVLTFEALTLSSWIHQVPDGDWLDEWVRASGLRVLTGDETPAGDGRWSVTWMRRGQRFTIRLDQDVEHDDRIPLERWHQLVSAYSRRFPVCRLTQFPANPVESEFVWIRHPVRTPEDLVETVNRGDVLPAGVTRFRVEGRILNLCVPLALLEDDPRVAAEWEMALRHWSQHVRAYHESVLLCEG; this is encoded by the coding sequence GTGAATCTGTCTGAGTCATTGAAACGGATCCGGACCGAAGAGCTCCGGTTGCACGAAGCTCACGAACCGTGTCGCCTGGAAAAGACGGCGGCCGACATCCGGAGAGACGGCATGCTTCGTCATCCGGTCTTGGCTCTGGATATCGGTGGCGGTTGGATGGTGGTGGACGGTGCTCACCGGTTGGAGTCCCTGAAAAAGCTTGGATGTGCGTTCGCTCCCGTGCAAGTACTCACTTTCGAAGCCCTGACACTTTCTTCATGGATCCACCAGGTTCCGGACGGGGATTGGCTGGACGAGTGGGTCCGGGCATCGGGATTGCGGGTTCTCACCGGTGACGAAACGCCTGCCGGAGACGGACGGTGGAGCGTGACCTGGATGCGGCGGGGACAACGGTTCACCATCCGGTTGGATCAGGATGTCGAGCACGATGACCGGATTCCGCTGGAGCGTTGGCATCAGCTGGTGTCCGCTTATTCCCGCCGCTTTCCGGTGTGTCGTCTCACTCAATTTCCGGCGAACCCGGTTGAGTCGGAATTTGTTTGGATCCGTCATCCCGTCCGGACGCCGGAAGATCTGGTGGAAACGGTGAATCGGGGGGACGTGTTGCCGGCCGGTGTCACCCGGTTCCGCGTGGAAGGGCGAATCCTCAATCTCTGCGTTCCGCTCGCGCTGCTGGAAGATGACCCCCGGGTTGCCGCGGAGTGGGAGATGGCCCTTCGGCACTGGAGTCAACATGTCCGTGCGTATCATGAGAGCGTGTTGTTGTGTGAAGGATGA
- a CDS encoding SDR family NAD(P)-dependent oxidoreductase: MEEKQQSPKIKCYVCKTPLDEAHPEYSKLCVECGEFNASKRDARHDLEGWIALVTGGRTKIGYHTALRLLRDGARVIVTTRFPHDAARRYLQEPDAHQWQDRLRIHGLDFRQIDRVEQFALALDRELPWLDVIINNAAQTVRMPEEEYRALAAGEEAMRKQLAASGVPALMASDFPAPNVQKEDREGSGGALAVLPSSLESGVLPYRGTDVHAWYARPEQISLMEMLEVQLINVTAPFLLNTRLKPAMMRSPHRNRFVVNVSAMEGKFNMKRKGRYHVHTNMAKASLNMMTLTMAREYKRDRIFITSVDPGWVSNQVPDKNILPPLTMEDAAARVCDPVYEGKDAERPWTGVFLKDYRVIDW; the protein is encoded by the coding sequence ATGGAAGAAAAGCAACAATCGCCGAAAATCAAGTGTTATGTTTGCAAGACCCCGCTGGATGAAGCGCATCCGGAGTATTCCAAGTTGTGCGTGGAATGCGGGGAGTTCAATGCATCGAAGCGGGATGCACGGCATGATTTGGAGGGATGGATCGCTCTGGTGACCGGCGGGCGGACCAAAATCGGGTACCACACCGCGCTCCGGTTGCTCAGGGATGGCGCACGGGTCATCGTGACCACCCGTTTTCCCCATGATGCCGCCCGCCGTTATCTGCAAGAACCGGATGCTCACCAGTGGCAGGACCGGCTTCGCATCCATGGTCTGGATTTCCGGCAAATCGACCGGGTGGAGCAGTTTGCTCTTGCTCTGGACCGGGAGCTTCCGTGGTTGGATGTGATCATCAACAACGCCGCCCAAACGGTGCGCATGCCGGAAGAAGAATACAGAGCCTTGGCCGCCGGGGAAGAGGCGATGAGGAAGCAACTTGCCGCAAGCGGTGTTCCGGCGCTGATGGCATCCGATTTTCCGGCTCCGAACGTGCAGAAAGAGGACAGGGAAGGGAGTGGCGGAGCGCTTGCCGTCTTGCCGTCCTCGTTGGAGTCCGGTGTTTTGCCTTATCGTGGAACCGATGTCCATGCCTGGTATGCCCGCCCGGAACAGATCTCCCTCATGGAGATGCTGGAAGTGCAGTTGATCAACGTGACGGCTCCGTTTTTGCTCAATACCCGTCTGAAACCGGCCATGATGAGGAGCCCGCACCGAAACCGGTTTGTCGTCAACGTGTCGGCAATGGAAGGCAAGTTCAACATGAAACGGAAGGGTCGGTATCATGTTCACACCAACATGGCCAAAGCATCGCTCAACATGATGACCCTCACCATGGCACGGGAATACAAACGGGATCGGATCTTCATCACCAGCGTCGATCCGGGATGGGTGTCCAACCAGGTTCCGGACAAAAACATTCTTCCTCCCTTGACCATGGAAGACGCCGCGGCACGCGTCTGTGATCCGGTTTATGAAGGGAAAGATGCGGAGCGTCCGTGGACGGGCGTGTTTCTCAAAGATTACCGGGTGATCGACTGGTGA
- a CDS encoding futalosine hydrolase, translated as MNRQDMQSDGQPRVLIVTAVDAEREAVLRGLEDDPRFSVIAAGVGPAEAAVRTTLALSVESFDLVVCMGIAGGFAGRAEVGTLVMADEIIAADLGAETPDGFLSLDELGFGSSRIPVDRDRAGRWTEALRKAGLPVTMGQVLTVSTVTGTAESADRLVRRNPNAVAEAMEGFGVALAARAFGVPALELRSVSNPVGPRDKSLWKMAEALEKLTQASAVIREMTG; from the coding sequence ATGAACCGACAGGACATGCAATCCGACGGCCAACCCCGCGTTCTCATCGTCACCGCCGTCGATGCCGAACGGGAAGCCGTGCTGCGCGGGTTGGAGGATGATCCGCGTTTTTCCGTGATCGCGGCCGGAGTGGGCCCGGCGGAAGCGGCCGTTCGAACGACCTTGGCTTTGTCTGTCGAATCGTTCGACCTCGTGGTTTGTATGGGGATCGCCGGCGGGTTTGCCGGTCGGGCCGAAGTGGGAACGCTGGTGATGGCCGATGAAATCATCGCGGCGGATCTGGGAGCGGAAACACCGGACGGGTTTCTTTCGTTGGACGAGCTGGGTTTTGGCAGCAGCCGGATCCCCGTGGACCGTGATCGGGCCGGGAGATGGACGGAAGCCTTGAGGAAAGCCGGTCTCCCGGTGACGATGGGACAGGTGCTGACGGTCTCAACGGTCACGGGGACGGCGGAATCGGCGGACAGGCTGGTCCGGAGGAATCCGAATGCGGTGGCCGAAGCGATGGAAGGATTCGGTGTGGCGCTGGCCGCACGGGCGTTCGGCGTTCCGGCGCTGGAGCTGCGGTCCGTGTCCAATCCGGTGGGGCCGCGGGACAAATCGTTGTGGAAAATGGCCGAAGCTCTGGAGAAATTGACGCAAGCGAGTGCAGTGATCAGGGAGATGACAGGATGA
- a CDS encoding 1,4-dihydroxy-6-naphthoate synthase produces MKIAFSPCPNDTFIFHAWVHGLVPGAPKLEVTYADIDVTNELATRPDGPDVLKISCAALPWVLDRYALVPCGGALGKGCGPLILTREPVIPADLSGKRVAIPSERSTAYLLFRLWTSGHVSGGVGEITVMPFHEIMPAVKEGRVDAGLVIHEARFTYPQYGLHMLVDLGEWWEADTGLPIPLGAIIARRTLDRETIAGWIRASLDHAWTHPEASMEYILKHAQEMDPEVAKAHIRLYVNEYSANLGDGGRDAIGTLLTRAAKEGLVPPFDPASLE; encoded by the coding sequence ATGAAGATCGCGTTTTCCCCTTGTCCCAATGACACGTTCATTTTTCACGCCTGGGTGCACGGCTTGGTGCCCGGGGCGCCGAAATTGGAGGTCACCTACGCGGATATCGATGTGACCAATGAGCTGGCCACCCGGCCGGACGGACCCGATGTGCTCAAAATTTCCTGTGCGGCCTTGCCGTGGGTGTTGGACCGGTATGCACTGGTGCCGTGCGGCGGTGCATTGGGCAAAGGGTGCGGGCCGCTCATCCTGACCCGTGAACCGGTCATACCGGCCGATCTGTCCGGGAAACGGGTGGCCATTCCGAGCGAGCGGTCCACGGCGTATTTGCTGTTCCGATTGTGGACGTCCGGACATGTTTCCGGTGGTGTGGGTGAAATCACGGTGATGCCGTTCCACGAAATCATGCCGGCCGTGAAAGAAGGTCGGGTGGATGCCGGGCTGGTGATCCACGAGGCCCGTTTCACCTATCCGCAATACGGGCTTCACATGTTGGTGGACCTGGGTGAATGGTGGGAAGCGGACACCGGGCTGCCGATTCCGTTGGGGGCGATCATTGCCCGGCGGACGTTGGACCGTGAGACCATCGCAGGCTGGATTCGCGCCTCGCTCGATCATGCCTGGACACATCCGGAAGCTTCCATGGAATACATCCTGAAGCATGCCCAGGAGATGGACCCTGAGGTGGCAAAAGCCCATATTCGCCTGTATGTGAATGAGTACTCCGCCAACCTCGGGGACGGCGGCAGGGACGCCATCGGCACCCTGCTGACCCGCGCGGCGAAGGAAGGACTGGTTCCCCCGTTTGATCCGGCGAGCCTGGAGTAG
- a CDS encoding multicopper oxidase family protein: protein MTKPTVDAKGKRRRIRFTAFRLVKLFSAFALLLSACGPHMPEEHDVTAGGHHPSSHGKKTANAVSCTDLKEKPQAGEPVKTFHLTARAGSLQLDSGKTVEDAWMFYGPDPQPELRVQEGDRVIVHVKNENIREGVTIHWHGVILPCSQDGVAGVTQDAIRPGETFTYEWIARHAGTYWYHSHQQSSLQARKGLIGKLVVEPKKPTFAYDKDVTVLLQELDDEQLANLANRLHVHADPGETVRLRVINSRNSTERLTVSGAPVKVVSIDGNDLMNPPPVEKARIPVGSGQRLDLLVNMPAQGAVKITGGEKKESVVLGRGPEPPASDGNRWPELDLTRYAASRSPLPAPKSFDQTHTLELDWSFPHRFTINGKVMHEIPPIVVREGEWIRLRIVAKGGAPHPMHLHGHRFAVLSKNGAPLPHPLVMDTVNVNQDESYEIAFLADNPGLWMIHCHNLTHAYLGMSMMINYEGVTTPHRIGTKSGNHPD, encoded by the coding sequence ATGACGAAGCCAACCGTTGACGCAAAGGGAAAGAGACGGCGAATTCGTTTCACGGCATTCCGCCTGGTGAAGCTGTTTTCCGCCTTTGCCCTGCTTCTTTCCGCCTGCGGTCCCCACATGCCGGAAGAGCATGATGTCACCGCGGGAGGGCATCACCCGTCGTCACACGGGAAAAAAACCGCAAATGCGGTGTCCTGTACCGATCTGAAAGAAAAACCCCAAGCGGGTGAACCGGTCAAAACCTTCCATTTGACGGCCAGAGCAGGCTCTTTGCAATTGGATTCGGGCAAAACGGTGGAAGACGCATGGATGTTTTACGGACCGGATCCGCAGCCGGAACTGCGTGTCCAGGAAGGCGATCGGGTCATCGTGCATGTGAAAAACGAAAACATCCGGGAAGGCGTCACCATTCACTGGCACGGCGTGATCCTCCCCTGCTCCCAGGACGGAGTGGCCGGAGTGACACAGGACGCGATTCGTCCGGGTGAGACCTTCACGTACGAATGGATTGCGCGTCATGCGGGAACCTATTGGTATCATTCCCACCAGCAAAGCTCTCTTCAAGCGAGAAAGGGCTTGATCGGCAAACTGGTGGTGGAACCGAAAAAGCCGACGTTTGCTTACGACAAAGACGTGACGGTCTTGCTGCAGGAGCTGGACGACGAACAGCTGGCCAATCTGGCCAACCGGCTTCACGTCCATGCCGATCCGGGGGAAACCGTCCGTCTGCGCGTCATCAACAGCCGGAACTCCACCGAGCGATTGACGGTCTCCGGGGCCCCGGTGAAGGTGGTGTCCATCGACGGAAATGATCTGATGAACCCCCCTCCGGTGGAAAAAGCCCGGATCCCCGTCGGTTCCGGGCAGCGGTTGGATCTGCTGGTGAACATGCCTGCGCAGGGAGCCGTCAAGATCACCGGTGGCGAAAAGAAAGAGTCGGTGGTGCTGGGCCGGGGCCCGGAACCTCCCGCATCCGACGGCAACCGTTGGCCGGAACTGGATCTGACCCGGTATGCCGCCTCCCGGTCTCCGCTTCCCGCGCCGAAATCGTTTGACCAGACGCACACCCTGGAGCTGGATTGGAGCTTTCCGCACCGGTTCACGATCAACGGAAAAGTGATGCATGAAATCCCGCCGATCGTCGTGAGGGAAGGAGAATGGATCCGGTTGCGCATCGTGGCCAAAGGCGGCGCCCCCCATCCGATGCATTTGCACGGACACCGCTTTGCCGTGCTGAGCAAGAACGGTGCTCCGCTTCCGCATCCGCTGGTGATGGACACCGTCAACGTGAATCAGGACGAAAGCTATGAAATCGCCTTCCTGGCGGACAATCCCGGCTTGTGGATGATCCATTGCCACAACCTGACTCACGCCTATCTCGGGATGTCCATGATGATCAACTACGAAGGGGTAACCACCCCGCATCGGATCGGCACCAAATCGGGCAATCACCCGGATTGA
- a CDS encoding DUF5957 family protein translates to MKKALLTILAFIIGSIVGLVLSEWIGMLGFLLWGKFIGIRFLALLTGVLCALLVYRRTGNREHEAAT, encoded by the coding sequence GTGAAAAAGGCTCTCTTGACCATATTGGCATTCATCATCGGATCCATCGTCGGACTGGTGCTTTCGGAATGGATCGGCATGCTCGGCTTCCTTCTGTGGGGAAAGTTCATCGGCATCAGATTTCTGGCGTTGCTGACGGGTGTTCTCTGCGCTCTGTTGGTTTACAGGCGCACCGGAAATCGGGAACACGAAGCAGCAACCTGA
- a CDS encoding response regulator, with translation MARTLLLVDDEQSVLDFMEPFLRQEGYETITARTGTEAVRLAKEKRPALVVLDWMLPEMSGLDVCRQLRTIGNMGIIMVTARTDEADKVIGLEMGADDYLTKPFSLRELAARIRSVLRRIDGSETTVEQRMVRGDLIISESECRVWKGDREIPLTPTEFKLLTTLAARPGIVYSRLQLLQSVLRDDYLSDERTVDAHVSRLRKKLEDDPAHPVYIQTVYGFGYRFGDRS, from the coding sequence ATGGCTCGCACACTGCTCTTGGTGGATGATGAACAAAGCGTGCTGGATTTCATGGAACCGTTTTTGCGCCAGGAGGGGTATGAGACGATCACGGCTCGGACGGGGACGGAAGCGGTGCGGCTGGCCAAAGAGAAGCGTCCCGCTCTGGTGGTGCTGGACTGGATGCTGCCGGAGATGAGCGGTCTGGACGTGTGCCGGCAGCTGCGAACCATCGGAAACATGGGCATCATCATGGTGACGGCCCGGACGGATGAAGCGGACAAAGTGATCGGACTGGAGATGGGAGCCGACGATTATTTGACCAAGCCGTTTTCGCTCCGGGAATTGGCCGCGCGCATCCGGTCCGTGTTGAGACGGATTGACGGTTCGGAGACGACCGTGGAACAACGGATGGTGCGGGGCGACCTGATCATTTCGGAATCCGAGTGCCGGGTGTGGAAGGGGGACCGGGAGATTCCGCTCACGCCGACGGAATTCAAGCTGCTCACCACTTTGGCTGCCCGACCGGGCATTGTGTACAGTCGGCTTCAACTGTTGCAGTCGGTCCTCAGGGATGATTATCTCAGCGACGAGCGGACCGTGGACGCCCATGTCAGCCGGCTTCGCAAGAAGCTGGAGGATGACCCCGCCCACCCGGTGTACATCCAAACGGTATACGGATTCGGTTACCGGTTCGGTGACCGCTCATGA
- a CDS encoding sensor histidine kinase — MTVRRKLRIALAVWIVIMGLMYAFVTKVVVGDALDPLVRSARSAELDVWTKRVTDWVKNRGTLEGIDRAGWKEASVTEGERNTTVILVEEEKMIRLTGQEPENFVLLFGIRKPVEVDGKKVAVLYYHDDEVDRMNKQKMGIESSTTVLLAVGTLFFILVSNIMAFWLAHSLTAPLRSLLPAIDRLGRGELGVKAPEHGKDEFGKVAKAFNDMSERLMQAEEARRNLTADVAHELRTPLTVIGGTLDYLQQKGEPVSPEQLLPLQDELIRLTRLIDDLHVLSLAEARRLPLEKRPTDVVSLLRRIMERVSHDAENKKVSLGLEVPDEPLVMEADPHRLTQVLLNLLVNAVRYTPEQGAVTVSVRKTDTEQVEIRVADTGIGIEPEHLPHVFNRFYRTDKARSRHSGGSGLGLAIARELVLAHGGTIDVESEPGKGTTFTVRLPGHHS, encoded by the coding sequence ATGACCGTTCGCCGAAAGCTCAGAATCGCGCTCGCTGTCTGGATTGTCATTATGGGACTGATGTACGCGTTTGTCACCAAAGTGGTGGTGGGAGATGCCCTGGATCCCCTCGTTCGTTCCGCACGCAGCGCGGAACTCGATGTCTGGACGAAGCGCGTGACGGATTGGGTGAAAAACCGCGGTACGCTGGAAGGAATCGACCGGGCGGGATGGAAGGAAGCCTCGGTGACGGAAGGGGAACGAAATACCACCGTCATCCTGGTGGAAGAAGAGAAGATGATTCGCTTGACGGGACAGGAGCCGGAGAATTTCGTCCTTCTTTTCGGAATCCGGAAACCGGTGGAAGTGGACGGGAAAAAAGTGGCCGTCCTGTATTACCATGATGACGAAGTGGATCGGATGAACAAGCAGAAGATGGGCATTGAATCGTCAACGACCGTTCTGTTGGCGGTCGGCACCCTGTTTTTCATCCTGGTTTCCAACATCATGGCGTTCTGGCTGGCTCACTCCCTGACGGCTCCGCTCCGTTCGCTCTTGCCGGCGATTGACCGTCTGGGCCGGGGAGAACTCGGCGTGAAGGCGCCCGAGCACGGCAAAGATGAATTCGGCAAGGTGGCGAAGGCGTTCAACGACATGTCAGAGCGGCTCATGCAGGCGGAAGAGGCGAGAAGAAACCTGACCGCCGACGTGGCGCATGAATTGAGGACGCCGCTCACCGTCATCGGAGGAACGTTGGATTATTTGCAGCAGAAGGGGGAGCCGGTTTCCCCGGAACAGCTTTTGCCGCTTCAGGATGAACTGATCCGCCTGACCCGCCTGATCGACGACCTCCACGTGTTGTCGCTCGCCGAAGCGCGAAGGCTTCCGCTGGAAAAACGGCCGACCGACGTCGTCTCCTTGCTGCGTCGAATCATGGAGCGGGTTTCCCATGATGCGGAAAACAAAAAGGTGTCTCTCGGATTGGAGGTTCCCGATGAACCCTTGGTGATGGAGGCGGATCCGCATCGCCTCACCCAAGTGCTGCTCAATCTGTTGGTCAATGCCGTTCGCTACACGCCGGAGCAGGGAGCGGTCACCGTTTCCGTCCGGAAGACGGACACGGAACAGGTGGAAATCCGCGTGGCCGACACCGGGATCGGTATCGAACCGGAGCATTTGCCGCATGTCTTCAATCGTTTTTACCGTACCGACAAAGCCCGGTCCCGTCACAGCGGCGGTTCCGGTCTTGGACTCGCCATCGCGCGGGAACTGGTGCTGGCGCACGGCGGAACGATCGATGTGGAAAGCGAACCGGGGAAAGGAACCACCTTCACCGTTCGGCTTCCGGGGCACCATTCATGA
- a CDS encoding M23 family metallopeptidase has protein sequence MRRTAWILLLLGLAGAATWWVYEKQKHEVIELRVPGELAPLYVKVAREQGIPWEALAAMDEVEHRYRKTDQASIERQARRLKEALDGEKPNEDNIADAWEKMYSKAKAERMKHIMEAYMWQAASMADGSGFPFRAEDRKHVSYEDTWGASRTYGGKRQHEGTDIMAPKGTPVVSVSDGEVVRKGWNRLGGWRLMIRDEHHPQMHYYYAHLSKYADGVEEGEKVKRGQVIGYVGDTGYGPEGTTGKFPPHLHFGLYVSEGLLPYPWKPVNPYALLRVWEDQAEARARE, from the coding sequence TTGAGACGAACGGCGTGGATCCTGCTCCTGCTGGGGCTGGCCGGAGCGGCTACCTGGTGGGTGTACGAAAAACAGAAACATGAAGTGATCGAACTGCGGGTGCCCGGAGAGTTGGCGCCCCTCTACGTGAAAGTGGCCAGGGAGCAAGGCATTCCCTGGGAAGCGCTGGCGGCAATGGATGAAGTGGAACACCGTTACCGGAAAACGGACCAGGCTTCGATCGAGCGGCAGGCACGCCGTTTGAAGGAAGCATTGGACGGTGAAAAGCCGAACGAGGACAACATTGCCGATGCATGGGAAAAGATGTATTCCAAAGCCAAAGCGGAACGGATGAAGCACATCATGGAAGCGTACATGTGGCAGGCGGCATCGATGGCCGACGGCAGCGGTTTTCCGTTTCGCGCGGAGGACAGAAAGCACGTTTCTTATGAGGATACTTGGGGAGCATCCAGAACATACGGAGGCAAGCGGCAGCATGAGGGAACCGATATCATGGCTCCGAAGGGGACTCCCGTCGTTTCGGTGTCGGACGGGGAAGTGGTGCGAAAGGGATGGAACCGGCTCGGGGGATGGCGTCTGATGATCCGGGATGAACATCATCCGCAAATGCACTACTACTATGCCCATTTGAGCAAATACGCTGACGGAGTGGAAGAAGGCGAAAAAGTGAAGCGGGGGCAGGTCATCGGCTATGTCGGCGACACGGGATACGGCCCGGAAGGAACCACCGGAAAATTCCCGCCCCACCTTCACTTCGGCCTGTACGTGAGCGAAGGATTGCTTCCATACCCGTGGAAACCCGTCAATCCGTACGCCCTGCTCCGGGTGTGGGAGGATCAAGCGGAAGCGAGGGCGAGAGAATGA